DNA from Aphis gossypii isolate Hap1 chromosome 3, ASM2018417v2, whole genome shotgun sequence:
TTATACGAACGAATGCATTTATTAAGAAGTATCAatgctaaatataaaataaaaacataattttttaatttaaattctatttgtATTATCAACTTACTTTTCTGAGTGCCATGCATTTATGCTCGAAGCACGGACAATCATATGAAGCGGTATGTCCTTAAAgtgttcatttaaaataattgcttcTTGTTCCGTCCCTACGTTCAAAACAATGTAGAAGGTCTCGTGGCCTTCCAAttgtctgaaaaaaaaaaaattcacgcTTGACACTACTTTTAACAATATTCCTAAACATcatgacaaaaataattatccacAGTGACACATTGTCTCattgttaaacaaaataaatataaattttaagtaacaaaTCGCTAATTAAAACAGAACAATATTGTCACAATTTGTATCCTATATTCTGTATTGAAAACTCTCGTAATTAAACAAGCAGATGAGAACTCATTATCTAAACataaattgacctattataatagttgttattataacgTGGTTATTCATCTCAAAAACGCCTACAAATGTGATGAATTCtgtttgaaacatttaaagttaaagCGATTTTGCTCGAGTCCATAAAAAACAACGACTGCAACAAAACACTGTACCtagttaaaatcaaaatccaATCTGATGGCGTGTGCATGGTGAGATTTCCTTGTGCTATCGTCGGATACGAGCGGAGTTTCAACAGCGTTTTGTACGTCTGATAGTGGCTTCTTAAGCACACCTTTTGAAAGGCTAAATTGAGATACCAATGGTTGCTGTTCACGGGAAGCCATGTGCGTTGAGACGTCGAAAACCCTTTGAACgcaattaatttgattttatttgttgcGTCCGTGTATGTgaggaaaatgaaaaaaaaaatgtcgtaCGAGATCCGACCACACGTACTCACCGGCGTTCTGCCAATCGTTCCAATGGAACGGTGTCCTAAACGGATCTCTCGAGTTCAGCTCGTACTTGTCCTTACCGCCGTTCTTACCGAACGGGTCAACCGTCTGATCCCACCTTATGGTACCGTCAGCCATACCGATTTCCTCTCCATTGTAAGTGATCGCCGTGCCTGGTAACATCGTCGCCAGCGTGTTCATCGGGTCAACCATGTCCTGACCGAATCTTGAAGCCACTCGTTTGTTATCATGGTTCCCTATctaaacagttatttatttatttattttttttaaaattaattttgcttcTCACGTATCTACTACAGAAAGGTACTATACACAGTATACTCATCGGTTGAGCGGTGAAAGGGtgggtaattaattttttttaaatatttttttgtttcgtcaatttattttggttattattaaaaatctaatgatCATATTGgactgttaatttttttaactttacaccatattttaaattgacgaatgataaaaaatgataccaaatattttacaaaatattcaattatacataTGGGTTCCTCACCCATTTTCCTCCTCGGAAAACATCGGTAGTCTGAATACGTATGCTGCACTGAGACTTTTaaaactacaattattattaaaaacagttttaatacAGCAATAAGGCCTACAGGGGAAGGGGTgtcgtttaaattaattttgcaatcacttcattaaattaaactatatatatttaattatcattaggtATTGGTCGTTACTCACCACCCAGTTGGCCCATTGACCAGGAGGCATGTTGTCCAACCACAGATTGATCGTATTCTTTATATCAACGGCCGACGAAGTTTTATTCAAGTATGTGATAAAGTTGAAATTGAACGGCATATGAGCCCTGGGTGTCTGCTGGCTGTAGTACATCATCGTGTAATTTATGGACGCGTAAGCTTCCACTAACATCagtctaaaaaaatactaaaaagtgTAGCCGTCctcatagaaaaatattatattaatataaagtattaaaatagatcagatttaagtttaacttctccagtaaaatgttttaattcaaatgtgGCTTTGTCAAAATAAAGtcttattataagttaaaagaCGTGATtacgaaaaatttaattcgttAATTAATCAGatccaaattaaaatatcggcATAATATTACAGTTCACTTATTTGGATAATGTCACATAGAATGATATTGGAATAGGtactatagttatatagtaatcatttttttgttttattcgtcATGTAAAGTTGATACaacataaagaaaaatttaccAAGATAgttatggtttattattaattgaataaactaACTTTATGTTATGTTCTCAAGTCGTTGAatgtaatattagttaaacataaaaaatacctCCATTAGGAgatacttttaacttttaatcatttactcaataaattaagtttttatttacattttcattcacacgtttaatttatttaatctatgtatataaaccgatattattattattatcatttttttttggtggttTAAAGGaatctttattttactaaattatacgtTTGTATGTTATTTTCCCATGACGAagtttttgttcaaaatatttaaagtagaagtaataaataacaattcgtTTTactaatgtatactatatattataaacctactgtttttttttttttaattacagaaTCATAAACACTAGTAGAAtgaggtaaattatttaatgtaagagactttaaaatacaatgtatctgataaaataatataaatatattataatttgtttggtgtatagttatactatgatctgtttaaatttttgagcTAATCATGGAAacgctaaaataaaataaataaaaaagtgacAGGATATTTtagatctataatatattatttatatacaagttttataatatattaatgtgttcATGATACtaggtacgtatattatttgttgtatatCATCGCCTTTTGGAGCAGtacaaatgattttattattaatttttagggtACTTTAGAAAATTAGATCTAGTTGGTTTTTTGGcgggtaaaaattaaatagacaagaataattataagagttaaataatgatttttgttattttgttagaaACAttaggaattttaaaaattccattttttcttaaattatcaacTTTTCTAAAGATAatagaatttcaaaatatttagattaatctTTAAGCATTAATAGCACTaacctttttaaatatttcaactgcacttctattatattaacttataagttattaacaactagtaatgttgtataaaataatattatcctacAGTCttactaatagaaaaataaaccactaattgtaatatataatataaatatgtagtaaAATATCCTTAAAGATACcagtattataaatgaatacattttttgtcttAATACCTTGTGTTTCCGTCACGGTTAGAATACTCGTCTAAGACTGCTCTAAATTCTTCGACAACTTTATATGTACCTAGTTGATCCCTAGATAACGTATGATCTAGCAAGAAATATGTGTAATTATCATCCTTGACATTTGGATTAATCATTGGTTCGTCTTTAAATGTGATGTCTTCTACTATGAATGGCAAAGCGTCTATGCGGAATCCATCGATGCCGATATCCAGCCAAAATCTAAGTacgttctaaaaaaaaaaaatcgaatgttTAGGAGTCTAACTAGAAAATAgggatataataatttaatagagaGTACCTTCATTTCTTCTAATACAGCAGGAgagttgtaatttaaatctgGCTGTTTAACCGTAAACTgatgcaaataatattgtccTCTTTCAGGCGACCACTCCCAAGCACTTCCGTCAAAATAGTTTCGCTTGAAGaagatatttatagtataattgtagattataatatatgaacaatATAAGGATTTCAACGTTGGCCAAATAAACAATTCGAATTAGACAAAGTTAAAttcgttgaaaatattttagtagtgATGTagtatagaaatttaatattttgaaccaCCACacgcaaaaatatgcaatgcAATAATAAGCAccatataactttaaatttatttatcgttaAGTTAATTTGACTCACCCAATTATTTGGAGGTATTCTGTTACCATTTTCGTCTAATTTTCCGTCTAACCACACGTAGTATTCGGTGTATGGATCGATTCTTTTGACTGATTTTTGAAACCACTCATGTTCGTCACTTGAATGGTTGGGCACAAAATCCAATAGAACACGAACGCCTGAAATTAAGTGACCAACgcgatttataattgtataatatcgtaCACCTACTACTtagtatttatgattttttttcatatgtaaataaaatataccaaacGATTTAAGTTTCATCTGAAGTGATAAAAAGTCTTCCATTGTTCCATAAGTACTGTCGATGCTTACAAAATCGGAAATGTCGTAACCGAAATCAGCCAGGGGAGATTTGAATATTGGGGACAACCATATAGCTCCAATACCTGTTTCATAGAAATGTTCAGCCATTTCttctatacctatacaataaaatacaatataacatgtTTGATCATTTGCttgaattttaacttatattttttgtttgcgtttatgaaaaataaaaaaaaacagtattataatatactaaatataatataaaataaaacaattactcTAAAATATATGCCATATACGTATTGgtacaaagtaaaatatttatttctattttttacattactattaccttgatatataaaataggaattattgttatatattgtttaatggtTTTCTTGACCGGGTTTTGAATATAGTCAAAACTTTTTGTATTACTTCTtaagttattgtttataaatgtatctatGCTCTATTTTcagataattttacataaatatttaatcaacttacttttgaatttaaaaaatatttcttattgatttaatttgattttatataaaatgtttgatataataatacgttatttgaatattgaaaatttaaaaaaaatttttgctGATTAcctattaactaattattgtaGATTTATACAATTACCTTTCAGGTCTCCAACTCCATCACCATTGCTGTCTTTAAACGATCTTGGGTACACTTGGTAAATGACACTGGTCTGCCACCAGTCCAAATTTGCAGGTTCTAGAGAAATCAAGTAATAGTGATAATTGTACttacagtatattttatagataaagttaaaaattgatatttaattttaaactaaaaaattacttaccaGCATTTGTATTTAATGCTATTGTTATTAAGACGAAAATGTAACAAAGGTACATCATAGTGTTTGGGCAACCGTCTGACGACTAGTGCGTGAATTTTTGGGTATTTGtactgttaaataattttgccCTTGACCTTATAAGTGcgcaaaaaatattaggtaggaACCGATTTAATTATTCACTAAGCTGTCATACCATAATAGACAAAATGGAATGACAAGAGGTAAGTGGCGCATACATGCAGCTTGACATCGGTCAAAAATCATGTATTTGTGTTCAAATAGAGTTACGTATCCAACGCGAAAATAATGACTGGTTGACCAAACGGTAAACACTTTAAGTATTTAGTTTTCATaaccaaattatataaataatttatgagtaaGTAGTTCGCGAGTGAATTGTTTTCCATTTAGTTGAGATTTAAAATCtcatttctatatatatatatatatatggtattatgatggtatataatacagaTCAATATTAGGTCGGTTTTGTGTAAATCTTTATGTTTGGATAACCATTAATGTGTTACACAACCATAAATCATATTCGATTGCGTGTTCAGATTTCTTATTGAGTTTCAAAAAACTGACAAGGATGCGTCAAGGCTAGTTTTACCTGGACATGTTCTCTAAGGATCAATTAACATCAAAAACACCACGGtaagaatttaattacaattgtaatatataattaaacttaaaacaacTCGTAATGGGCACATACATACCTAGTTCCTActtcctattatatattacacacaagtatatacatataagtatataacttaataaattgtgtgatgattattatacaagGGCATAACACCTCGATTATTGATATGTAATTGTACGTAATTAACTAGTATCCTAGTATATCTTTCCCTGAAGCCAGTAATAATTAATCCAATACTGGTGTATTTTTTAGCGAGTTGACTCTAACTCTATGATTTTTTCAATACCTGGGCTGGGCATgacaaaaaactataaataaatacgataaaaaatatgaaatatcaatAAGCAATTCAGACCTGTTTTTTTCGAAATCCTTGATTGAAAGAAACATCAGTCCTGACTTAAAACTTACTAATAATCTATTtctaaaaaacaattcatcACTTATATTTCTCAcgtaacatttattaacacatttttaagttttataatataaatttattatccaaAAAAGTATACAGGAATAGTgtgttatagatttttttaattttttttaagtcccatatcaaatataaatcgtACAATAGATGGTGATGGTACAGGTTTACGTATCGCAGttagaattttatatacattttttgaatttaaatttgatttattaggcAATGATTTCcttgtattttaatgataaagtaaaaaaaaggtaGGCAGGTACCACTCTGCTATATATTAGGTGTCGAGTGGATTACTATTATggatgttataaattttaaatcaatgtatactaggtatataattgcATACGAGAGACGATTATGAGAGGAGACGCGTGGAGTGTTATATTCTAtatcactaagtatatttaaaaatatgaatttttgaataaatttttccAAGACtattgcttttattttattattaatattatatacatatataactcAACACTTAATAAAATCTTTCTGTAAATTTCGTAAAAGAGTATGAATAGATAATacctcaaaattaataaaaagtatctttgcatataggtattacatttcataattatattattataatttacatgaaagttttaagttttcacaaataatattttcgactACCTATaactaagttataatttaaaactatttaaatttaatttaaaccaacgtcatttatcttttaaataaataatttttttttaaatttgagttaaaaatatctatgaaaaataattgttttttatttatgttttagtttttatagttcCATCATAAACTACTAATGAAGAATCgtgtattaaatgttcaaaacttaggtataaaaatagaagtttttaagtattaaatattttataatcttatttgtaataatgcataacataatagtacaccaatattatagactatagtgttattgttacattatccgtttattgatttgtttatttactttttactaattattagggcttggattttaaagcatatgcttcattttttatatgagatagaaatctaattttcataaataaattcgtTTTGCGTTATTCcgattccaaataaaccaatttacttttacttttttttaatgtaaatgcttttttttgcctttttcagttatttcagCTGTAGcatttttatgtgtttattatgctattaaagtaataataaaaaacgtaaaaacccagaatgcgtTATAGATATTGGgttgttattgttttcgttatcggcttgtttattaaatgtattaaacgtatatctatataggtttaattatcgatttatacctatacggtcagtatgcctataacatcgatatcgatcgtttcaaaatttaagatttagtattgttaattgtaatttgaaaccttTGGTATGAACTATGCACCGATCACTTTAGAGGATATAGAGAGTTCGTTTGctatgt
Protein-coding regions in this window:
- the LOC114127606 gene encoding maltase 2-like, whose translation is MMYLCYIFVLITIALNTNAEPANLDWWQTSVIYQVYPRSFKDSNGDGVGDLKGIEEMAEHFYETGIGAIWLSPIFKSPLADFGYDISDFVSIDSTYGTMEDFLSLQMKLKSFGVRVLLDFVPNHSSDEHEWFQKSVKRIDPYTEYYVWLDGKLDENGNRIPPNNWRNYFDGSAWEWSPERGQYYLHQFTVKQPDLNYNSPAVLEEMKNVLRFWLDIGIDGFRIDALPFIVEDITFKDEPMINPNVKDDNYTYFLLDHTLSRDQLGTYKVVEEFRAVLDEYSNRDGNTRLMLVEAYASINYTMMYYSQQTPRAHMPFNFNFITYLNKTSSAVDIKNTINLWLDNMPPGQWANWVIGNHDNKRVASRFGQDMVDPMNTLATMLPGTAITYNGEEIGMADGTIRWDQTVDPFGKNGGKDKYELNSRDPFRTPFHWNDWQNAGFSTSQRTWLPVNSNHWYLNLAFQKVCLRSHYQTYKTLLKLRSYPTIAQGNLTMHTPSDWILILTRQLEGHETFYIVLNVGTEQEAIILNEHFKDIPLHMIVRASSINAWHSENDYIDTTKPLPMRPKSSLVLSYL